Proteins from a single region of Sinorhizobium alkalisoli:
- a CDS encoding ATP-binding protein yields the protein MPARRYPFIDIAVHARVREHFAHGNASVLFSKNLARVLWANDQGARLFGMASVYDFIDSALDPGDLSLRQLRTAAAQLVTVGDRRQLLIRMSSGFRRLPLNATVELIRIGPDEEAVLFTTPHNGKALSTEERAAAMIAGLDGPDTHMAVLDDEGEIIAQSSGFERLGLPAPVRRTLVTAVARDKDRLIKRPVATDKGQLPAAIGKISDYPALHLLFAVEAVIEEATAAAIENTTEPAKEEAAASTTETQAAVPEQPAQMTEDPASGAASTAAMAREVGDAAFAEARGEALPESLNEANAPSEQATEPDEAARDAREGAAPTTEFSFDPGGRAVRFVWKIDAEGRFSEISEEFASAVGPNAADVVGLTFEELASRYDLDPDNKINELLHRRDTWSGKTILWPVEGTRLKVPVDLAALPTYSRTREFDGFRGFGIVRGADAVVDEKASGLSLGGTLHQENTPSEAADGQPEAAAGPKPETETEAEPAIGTGSDSETSSDQQTAAAEDAFGGERPALRVVDPPERPSSDKIIDLDLRRPAGSGTLTRGEQAAFREIARQLGTRFGAPAAADAAGETPTAAQAPFAEETPSAPAIESKPPEPATGSEGSRAPAGDEAVPARTGLAMSSEILDRLPVALLVHHGDDLLHANPEFLRLTGYADLGAFAREGGLAALFTTGDESQASKPDGTMTLVRESGEFTPVTAHLHSIRWEGRSALMLAISPTAARADASEPQDAVRFAETEAQLRTEIDELRSILETATDGVVVLGQDGDIRTMNRSASALFNYDEDAMRGKPFAALFAHESQRAVIDYLQGLSGHGVASVLNDGREVIGREAGGGFIPLFMTIGRLSSSNGYCAVIRDITQWKRTEDELRNAKRAAETANAHKTEFLARVSHEIRTPLNAIIGFSDMMASEHFGPIGHPRYIEYAGDIGRSGRHVLDIVNDLLDISKIEAGEMELDFSAVDLNEAVSEAVSLVQPQANSQRVIVRTSLSTSVPEVVADGRSIKQIALNILANAIRFTPSGGQIVVSTAYEANGSVILRIRDTGVGMTRNELDQAMKPFRQVTTGGRKRGDGTGLGLPLTKAMAEANRAQFSINSAPNEGTLVEIAFPSQRVLAN from the coding sequence ATGCCCGCGAGACGATACCCCTTCATCGACATTGCCGTGCATGCACGGGTGCGGGAGCATTTTGCCCACGGGAATGCATCTGTCCTATTTTCCAAGAATCTCGCGCGGGTGCTTTGGGCCAACGATCAAGGCGCCAGGCTGTTCGGCATGGCCTCGGTCTACGACTTCATCGACAGCGCGCTCGACCCGGGCGATCTTTCTCTGCGCCAGTTGCGCACCGCCGCGGCCCAGCTCGTCACGGTCGGCGACCGTCGGCAGCTCCTCATCCGGATGTCCTCCGGCTTCCGCAGACTTCCCCTCAATGCGACAGTGGAACTGATCCGCATCGGGCCGGACGAGGAGGCCGTCCTCTTCACAACCCCGCACAACGGCAAGGCGCTCTCGACCGAGGAGCGCGCCGCTGCGATGATCGCTGGCCTCGACGGACCGGACACGCACATGGCCGTGCTCGACGACGAGGGAGAGATCATTGCCCAGTCCTCGGGCTTCGAGCGATTGGGACTGCCGGCGCCGGTACGGCGGACACTCGTGACAGCAGTCGCGCGCGACAAGGACAGGCTGATCAAGCGTCCGGTCGCCACCGATAAGGGGCAGTTGCCGGCCGCCATCGGCAAGATTTCCGACTACCCGGCTCTCCATCTCCTCTTCGCCGTGGAAGCCGTTATCGAGGAAGCGACCGCCGCAGCGATCGAGAACACGACCGAGCCGGCGAAGGAGGAAGCGGCTGCCTCGACGACCGAGACGCAGGCGGCCGTGCCGGAGCAGCCGGCGCAAATGACGGAGGACCCGGCTTCGGGCGCGGCCTCCACCGCGGCGATGGCGCGGGAGGTCGGCGACGCTGCCTTCGCCGAGGCGCGAGGAGAAGCGCTGCCAGAGTCTCTGAACGAGGCGAACGCGCCGAGCGAGCAAGCCACAGAGCCGGATGAGGCGGCAAGGGACGCGCGTGAAGGCGCAGCGCCGACGACTGAATTCAGCTTCGATCCGGGCGGGCGCGCCGTCCGTTTCGTCTGGAAGATCGATGCGGAAGGGCGTTTCAGCGAGATTTCCGAGGAATTCGCCTCCGCGGTCGGGCCGAACGCTGCCGACGTCGTGGGTCTGACCTTCGAAGAGCTTGCCTCCCGCTACGACCTCGACCCCGACAACAAGATCAACGAGCTTCTGCATCGCCGCGATACCTGGTCGGGCAAGACGATCCTCTGGCCGGTGGAGGGGACGAGGCTCAAGGTGCCGGTCGATCTCGCCGCCCTCCCCACCTACTCCCGAACACGCGAATTCGACGGTTTCCGCGGCTTCGGCATCGTGCGGGGCGCCGATGCGGTGGTGGATGAAAAGGCGAGCGGTCTTTCGCTTGGAGGCACGCTGCACCAGGAGAACACCCCCTCAGAGGCTGCGGACGGGCAGCCAGAGGCAGCCGCTGGTCCGAAGCCGGAAACCGAAACCGAGGCAGAGCCCGCGATCGGTACCGGTTCGGATTCCGAAACGAGCTCCGATCAACAAACGGCTGCGGCAGAGGACGCCTTTGGCGGCGAGCGGCCCGCGCTTCGCGTTGTCGATCCGCCGGAACGGCCATCTTCGGACAAGATCATCGATCTCGACCTGCGCCGGCCGGCTGGCTCGGGAACCTTGACCCGCGGCGAACAGGCCGCCTTCCGCGAGATTGCGCGGCAGCTCGGCACCCGTTTCGGCGCGCCGGCGGCGGCGGATGCCGCAGGCGAAACGCCAACGGCAGCACAAGCGCCCTTCGCCGAAGAGACGCCATCCGCTCCGGCAATCGAGAGCAAGCCGCCCGAACCGGCGACCGGCAGCGAAGGGTCTCGCGCGCCAGCCGGCGACGAAGCCGTTCCGGCGCGCACGGGCCTTGCCATGAGCAGCGAGATCCTCGACCGCCTGCCTGTCGCGCTTCTCGTCCATCACGGCGACGATCTGCTGCACGCCAATCCGGAATTCCTGCGGCTCACCGGCTACGCGGATCTCGGGGCCTTTGCCCGCGAAGGGGGCCTTGCGGCGCTCTTTACCACTGGCGACGAGTCCCAGGCGTCCAAGCCGGACGGCACAATGACGCTCGTCCGCGAAAGCGGCGAGTTCACACCTGTCACCGCCCATCTGCATTCGATCCGCTGGGAAGGACGAAGCGCGCTCATGCTCGCCATCAGTCCGACCGCAGCGCGTGCGGATGCGAGCGAGCCGCAGGACGCCGTCAGGTTCGCGGAAACGGAAGCGCAGCTGCGGACCGAAATCGACGAGCTTCGCTCGATCCTGGAGACCGCCACCGACGGCGTCGTGGTCCTCGGCCAGGACGGCGACATCCGCACGATGAACAGGTCGGCGAGCGCGCTCTTCAACTATGACGAGGACGCAATGCGCGGTAAACCCTTTGCCGCCCTTTTCGCTCATGAGAGCCAGAGAGCGGTGATCGACTATCTCCAGGGGCTTTCCGGCCACGGCGTCGCGAGCGTTCTCAATGATGGCCGCGAGGTGATCGGACGCGAAGCAGGTGGCGGCTTCATCCCGCTGTTCATGACGATCGGCCGCCTCTCCTCCTCGAACGGCTATTGCGCTGTCATCCGCGACATCACCCAGTGGAAACGCACCGAGGATGAATTGCGCAATGCCAAACGGGCGGCGGAGACGGCGAATGCCCACAAGACGGAGTTCCTGGCTCGCGTCAGTCACGAGATCCGCACACCGCTCAACGCCATCATCGGCTTTTCCGACATGATGGCGAGCGAGCATTTCGGTCCGATCGGTCATCCGCGCTATATCGAATATGCCGGCGATATCGGCCGCTCGGGACGCCATGTGCTCGACATCGTCAACGACCTGCTCGATATCTCTAAAATCGAAGCGGGCGAAATGGAGCTCGATTTCAGCGCCGTGGATCTCAACGAGGCGGTGTCCGAGGCGGTTTCGCTGGTTCAACCGCAGGCCAACAGCCAGCGCGTGATCGTCCGCACATCGCTCTCGACCTCCGTGCCGGAGGTCGTCGCCGACGGCCGGTCGATCAAACAGATCGCGCTCAACATACTGGCGAATGCTATCCGATTCACCCCGTCCGGCGGACAGATCGTGGTGTCGACCGCCTACGAGGCAAACGGCAGCGTCATCCTGCGGATCCGCGACACCGGCGTCGGCATGACGCGCAACGAACTCGACCAGGCGATGAAGCCGTTCAGGCAGGTCACGACCGGTGGGCGCAAGCGAGGCGACGGCACGGGGCTCGGCCTGCCGCTGACCAAGGCCATGGCGGAGGCCAACCGCGCCCAGTTCTCGATCAATTCCGCCCCGAACGAGGGCACTCTGGTGGAGATCGCCTTCCCCTCGCAACGCGTCCTGGCGAACTGA
- a CDS encoding phasin: MATAKKTEDAFAMSFDPSKFVGSFREFAEKGAVQSKEAYAKMKTAAEEATKTVEATFENAQSGSVELGLKAIDALRTNAETSLSHMEALLGVKSISELVELQTAFIRKQAELAVEQAKSMQEATRKVAENVAKPGKQAAEKAMSSFKGA; this comes from the coding sequence ATGGCCACTGCCAAGAAGACCGAAGATGCCTTTGCGATGTCCTTCGACCCGTCGAAGTTCGTCGGGAGCTTCCGTGAATTTGCCGAAAAGGGCGCCGTCCAGTCGAAAGAGGCGTACGCCAAGATGAAGACTGCAGCCGAAGAGGCAACGAAGACGGTCGAAGCAACGTTCGAAAACGCTCAGTCGGGCTCTGTCGAACTCGGCCTCAAGGCCATCGACGCGTTGCGCACCAATGCTGAAACCTCGCTTTCGCACATGGAAGCACTACTCGGCGTGAAGTCGATCTCGGAACTCGTCGAACTGCAGACGGCCTTCATCCGCAAGCAGGCCGAGCTCGCCGTCGAGCAGGCCAAGTCGATGCAGGAAGCCACTCGCAAGGTCGCTGAGAATGTTGCCAAGCCCGGCAAGCAAGCCGCCGAAAAGGCGATGTCCAGCTTCAAGGGCGCTTGA
- a CDS encoding LysR family transcriptional regulator gives MDWDDVRVFLAVARTGQILAASKRLGLNHATLSRRVTALEETLKTRLLVRRPSGCELTAEGEVFLAAAERMETEMLAAQSQIGRIDTAIAGTVRIGAPDGFGVSFLAPRLGRLTARYPELKLQLVPVPRSFSLSQREADIAITIERPEQGRLVSSKLTDYTLGLFASADYLGRYGTPKAVDDLKNHRRIGYVEDLIFTPSLNFSAEIMRSWDASFEISSATGQTEAVRSSAGIGILHNYIARQYPELVRLLPGTTIRRAYWTTYHESARDLVRVRTVVSFLQELVTAEHQIFA, from the coding sequence ATGGACTGGGACGACGTCAGAGTGTTTCTCGCCGTAGCGCGGACGGGCCAGATTCTCGCCGCTTCAAAGCGCCTCGGGCTCAACCATGCCACGCTCAGCCGGCGCGTCACCGCACTTGAAGAAACCCTGAAGACGCGGCTTCTCGTGCGGCGCCCGAGCGGCTGCGAACTGACCGCCGAGGGCGAAGTCTTTCTCGCGGCCGCCGAGCGCATGGAAACGGAAATGCTGGCGGCCCAGTCACAGATCGGGCGGATCGACACGGCCATCGCCGGCACGGTGCGCATCGGCGCTCCAGACGGTTTCGGCGTTTCCTTCCTGGCACCGCGCCTCGGTCGCCTGACCGCACGCTATCCCGAGCTCAAGTTGCAGCTTGTGCCGGTACCGCGCTCCTTCTCCCTGTCGCAGCGCGAGGCCGATATCGCCATTACCATTGAGCGGCCGGAACAGGGGCGTCTCGTATCGTCCAAACTCACCGATTATACACTGGGTCTCTTCGCATCGGCGGATTATCTTGGCCGATACGGCACGCCGAAGGCGGTCGACGATCTCAAGAACCACCGCCGCATCGGCTATGTGGAGGACCTGATCTTCACGCCCTCGCTCAATTTCTCCGCCGAGATCATGCGCAGCTGGGACGCCTCCTTCGAAATCTCCAGCGCCACCGGACAGACCGAGGCCGTCCGCTCCAGCGCCGGCATCGGCATCCTGCACAACTACATTGCCCGGCAATATCCGGAACTGGTCCGCCTTCTGCCAGGGACGACGATCCGCCGCGCCTACTGGACGACCTATCACGAAAGCGCGCGCGATCTGGTGCGCGTGCGCACGGTCGTCTCGTTCCTGCAGGAACTGGTGACGGCCGAGCATCAGATCTTCGCGTGA